The following coding sequences are from one Luteimonas sp. S4-F44 window:
- the miaB gene encoding tRNA (N6-isopentenyl adenosine(37)-C2)-methylthiotransferase MiaB — protein MTQPAPSAPAAPTLDLPVLPAHGAAAPDPALPARGKLYIQTHGCQMNEYDSAKMADVLAAAEGLELTDDVEEADVVLVNTCSIREKAQEKVFSQLGRWRMLKEARLKQDGKAIVIGVGGCVASQEGEAIVKRAPYVDLVFGPQTLHRLPELIRAKRATGQPQVDISFPEIEKFDRLPEPRADGPSAFVSIMEGCSKYCSFCVVPYTRGEEVSRPFEDVLVEVVRLAGQGVREINLLGQNVNAYRGPMGGDEVADLGLLIRTIAQVDGIERIRFTTSHPLEFSDSLIEAYRDVPQLANYLHLPVQAGSDRILSAMKRGYTALEFKQKIRKLRAVRPDISISSDFIVGFPGETEADFEKTMKLIEDVGFDQSFSFIYSRRPGTPAADLEDTVTQAEKHARLRRLQAHINAYAAGISQRMVGSVQRVLVEGPSRKDPNELTGKTENMRSVNFPAPPRLIGQFVDVEITAALSNSLRGRVRLDEDVAAA, from the coding sequence ATGACCCAGCCCGCTCCCTCGGCGCCTGCCGCGCCGACCCTCGATCTTCCTGTCCTGCCCGCCCACGGCGCAGCAGCCCCCGACCCGGCACTGCCGGCGCGCGGCAAGCTCTACATCCAGACCCACGGGTGCCAGATGAACGAGTACGACTCGGCCAAGATGGCCGATGTGCTCGCCGCCGCCGAGGGCCTGGAGCTCACCGACGATGTCGAGGAGGCCGATGTTGTGCTGGTCAACACCTGCTCGATCCGCGAGAAGGCGCAGGAGAAGGTGTTCAGCCAGCTCGGCCGCTGGCGCATGCTCAAGGAAGCCAGGCTCAAGCAGGACGGCAAGGCGATCGTGATCGGCGTCGGCGGCTGCGTCGCATCCCAGGAGGGCGAGGCGATCGTCAAGCGCGCGCCGTATGTGGACCTGGTGTTCGGCCCGCAGACGCTGCACCGCCTGCCCGAGCTGATCCGCGCCAAGCGCGCGACCGGTCAGCCGCAGGTGGACATCAGCTTTCCGGAGATCGAGAAGTTCGACCGCCTGCCCGAGCCGCGCGCAGACGGCCCGAGTGCGTTCGTTTCGATCATGGAAGGCTGCTCGAAGTACTGCTCGTTCTGCGTGGTGCCCTACACCCGCGGCGAAGAGGTCAGCCGGCCGTTCGAGGACGTGCTGGTCGAGGTCGTGCGGCTGGCCGGCCAGGGCGTGCGCGAGATCAATCTGCTGGGGCAGAACGTCAACGCCTACCGCGGGCCGATGGGCGGCGACGAGGTGGCCGACCTGGGCCTGCTGATCCGCACGATCGCGCAGGTCGACGGCATCGAGCGCATCCGCTTCACGACCTCGCACCCGCTGGAGTTCTCCGACTCGCTGATCGAGGCCTACCGCGACGTGCCCCAGCTGGCCAACTACCTGCATCTGCCGGTGCAGGCAGGCAGCGATCGCATCCTCTCGGCGATGAAGCGCGGCTACACGGCGCTGGAGTTCAAGCAGAAGATCCGCAAGTTGCGCGCCGTGCGCCCGGACATTTCGATCTCCTCGGACTTCATCGTCGGTTTCCCCGGCGAGACCGAGGCCGACTTCGAGAAGACGATGAAGCTGATCGAGGACGTGGGCTTCGACCAGTCGTTCTCCTTCATCTATTCGCGCCGGCCCGGCACCCCGGCCGCCGACCTCGAGGACACGGTGACCCAGGCCGAAAAGCACGCCCGGCTCAGGCGACTGCAGGCGCATATCAATGCGTACGCGGCCGGCATCTCGCAACGGATGGTCGGCAGCGTGCAGCGCGTGCTGGTCGAAGGCCCGTCGCGCAAGGACCCCAACGAACTGACCGGCAAGACCGAAAACATGCGCTCGGTGAACTTCCCCGCCCCGCCGCGCCTGATCGGACAGTTCGTCGATGTCGAGATCACCGCCGCGCTCAGCAACTCGCTGCGCGGCCGGGTGCGCTTGGACGAAGACGTCGCGGCCGCGTAA
- a CDS encoding ABC transporter permease: protein MNPLRRLWAVVIKELRQIRRDRISLVMIVMIPVVDLLLFGYAINYNPRGLDAAIADQAVTATSRAAVMDLQATGVVDTVAVVDSPQQLVEMLRRGEISVGITIPPDFERRVLDGRPAMQVMVDGTDTVVQAAANQIAQLPLEGPDGHRDARAAPQIEVLSFYNPERRSAVSIVPGLIGIILTMTMTMFTAMAIVRERERGNMELLIATPLARGELMVGKVLPYAAIGLIQTTLILVLGIWFFDVPLRGSLLDVYLASLLLIFANLAMGLLISTHARTQFQAIQVAMLVFLPSILISGFMFPFAGMPDVVQWGAEALPMTQFLRLVRGIMLRGASIWELWPSILALGAFTAVTMALAIARFRKRLD from the coding sequence ATGAACCCCCTGCGCCGGCTATGGGCCGTGGTGATCAAGGAATTGCGGCAGATCCGCCGAGACCGGATCAGCCTGGTGATGATCGTAATGATCCCGGTCGTCGACCTGCTGCTGTTCGGCTATGCGATCAACTACAACCCGCGCGGGCTCGATGCGGCGATTGCCGATCAAGCGGTGACCGCGACCTCGCGCGCGGCGGTCATGGATCTCCAGGCGACCGGCGTCGTCGATACCGTCGCGGTCGTCGACAGCCCACAGCAGCTGGTCGAGATGCTGCGCCGCGGTGAGATCAGCGTCGGGATCACGATCCCGCCGGATTTCGAGCGCCGCGTGCTCGATGGCCGTCCGGCGATGCAAGTCATGGTCGACGGTACCGACACGGTGGTGCAGGCGGCTGCGAACCAGATCGCGCAACTGCCGCTCGAAGGCCCCGACGGGCACCGCGACGCACGCGCGGCGCCGCAGATCGAAGTCTTGAGTTTCTACAACCCTGAGCGGCGCTCGGCGGTGAGCATCGTGCCCGGGCTGATCGGCATCATCCTCACGATGACCATGACCATGTTCACCGCGATGGCGATCGTGCGCGAACGCGAGCGCGGCAACATGGAGCTGCTGATCGCCACACCGCTGGCGCGTGGCGAACTGATGGTCGGCAAGGTGCTGCCGTACGCGGCGATCGGCCTGATCCAGACCACGTTGATCCTGGTGCTGGGGATCTGGTTCTTCGACGTGCCGCTGCGCGGCAGCCTGCTCGACGTCTACCTGGCCTCGCTGTTGCTGATCTTCGCCAACCTGGCGATGGGTCTGCTGATCTCCACGCATGCGCGCACCCAGTTCCAGGCGATCCAGGTGGCGATGCTGGTGTTCCTGCCGTCGATCCTGATCTCGGGTTTCATGTTCCCGTTCGCCGGCATGCCGGACGTGGTGCAGTGGGGCGCCGAGGCCTTGCCGATGACCCAGTTCCTGCGCCTGGTGCGCGGCATCATGCTGCGCGGGGCGAGCATCTGGGAGCTGTGGCCGTCGATCCTGGCGCTGGGCGCGTTCACCGCGGTCACGATGGCGCTGGCGATCGCGCGGTTCCGAAAACGCCTCGACTGA
- a CDS encoding ABC transporter ATP-binding protein, translated as MHARGLVKRFGGLVAVDHVDLTVPRASVYGFLGPNGSGKSTTIRMLCGLLTPSEGEIEVLGLRIPDQADALRLRIGYMTQKFSLFEDLTVRENLEFLAAVYGLPRAQARARVDELVELYHFADRQGQLAGTMSGGQKQRLALAGAVIHRPELLFLDEPTSAVDPESRRDFWDKLFELADSGTTLLVSTHYMDEAERCHRIAILDRGVLVADGAPGALAAELSGRSVEVHAAQPRRAQQVLARLPNVLSVAQIGNSLRVLARDGADGDDGLAEALRGAGLEAEVRPATPNLEDVFVAATRGADGEDRA; from the coding sequence ATCCACGCCCGTGGCCTGGTCAAGCGCTTCGGCGGGCTGGTCGCGGTCGACCATGTCGATCTGACCGTGCCACGCGCCAGCGTCTACGGGTTCCTCGGGCCGAACGGCTCGGGCAAGTCGACCACGATCCGCATGCTCTGCGGCCTGCTGACCCCGAGCGAGGGCGAGATCGAGGTGCTCGGCCTGCGCATTCCCGACCAGGCCGACGCGCTGCGCCTGCGCATCGGCTACATGACGCAGAAGTTCTCGCTGTTTGAGGACCTGACGGTGCGCGAGAACCTGGAGTTCCTCGCAGCGGTTTACGGCTTGCCGCGTGCGCAGGCACGCGCCCGGGTCGACGAGCTGGTCGAGCTCTACCATTTCGCCGATCGCCAGGGTCAACTCGCCGGCACGATGAGCGGCGGCCAGAAGCAGCGCTTGGCATTGGCCGGCGCGGTGATCCACCGCCCGGAATTGTTGTTTCTCGACGAGCCGACCAGCGCGGTCGATCCCGAGTCGCGTCGCGACTTCTGGGACAAGCTCTTCGAACTGGCCGACAGCGGCACCACGCTGCTGGTCTCGACCCACTACATGGACGAGGCCGAGCGTTGCCACCGCATCGCGATCCTCGACCGCGGCGTGCTGGTCGCCGACGGCGCACCGGGCGCATTGGCGGCCGAACTGTCGGGCCGCAGTGTCGAAGTGCACGCCGCGCAGCCGCGACGCGCGCAGCAGGTGCTCGCCCGTCTTCCCAACGTGCTCAGCGTCGCTCAGATCGGCAACAGTCTGCGCGTGCTTGCGCGCGACGGCGCGGATGGGGACGACGGGCTGGCCGAGGCGCTGCGCGGCGCTGGCCTCGAGGCCGAGGTCCGGCCGGCGACGCCCAACCTCGAGGACGTGTTCGTCGCCGCGACCCGCGGCGCCGACGGGGAGGACCGCGCATGA
- a CDS encoding HlyD family efflux transporter periplasmic adaptor subunit yields the protein MTRLIPISVLALVAALLAGCSREPPHALGTLEYDRITVPAPAAERIAEIAVREGQRVKAGERILTLERTRGDAQLAAAEAEVARQREALEELRNGARREDIDQARANLAAAQAQARDARAYYERLQPLGGRQLVSAADVDRARAAAGNAQAQVAGAQAALAELQNGARPEQIAQAQAALEAAQAQARTQSVSTGRLDVVAPRAARVDSLPYRLGDEAPVGAPLAVLLVGEQPYARVYVPEPLRAGVQVGDRATVRVGAQGERVYAGRVRMVRSEPTFTPYYALSGKDAARLSYLAEVELEEAGDLPAGLPLRVEF from the coding sequence ATGACCCGTCTCATCCCGATCTCGGTTCTCGCGCTCGTGGCCGCGCTCCTCGCCGGCTGCAGCCGCGAGCCGCCGCATGCGCTCGGCACCCTGGAGTACGACCGCATCACGGTGCCGGCACCGGCCGCCGAGCGCATCGCCGAGATCGCGGTGCGCGAGGGCCAGCGCGTGAAGGCCGGCGAGCGCATCCTGACTCTGGAGCGGACCCGCGGCGATGCCCAGCTCGCAGCCGCCGAGGCCGAGGTCGCGCGCCAGCGCGAGGCGCTGGAGGAGTTGCGTAACGGCGCACGCCGCGAGGACATCGACCAGGCGCGGGCCAATCTCGCCGCCGCCCAGGCGCAGGCCCGCGATGCGCGCGCTTATTACGAGCGCTTGCAACCGCTGGGCGGCCGGCAACTGGTCTCGGCCGCCGATGTCGATCGCGCGCGTGCGGCCGCCGGCAATGCCCAGGCCCAAGTCGCCGGCGCCCAGGCCGCGTTGGCCGAGCTGCAGAACGGCGCGCGTCCAGAGCAGATTGCGCAGGCGCAGGCCGCACTCGAGGCGGCGCAGGCCCAGGCGCGGACGCAGTCGGTCAGCACCGGGCGGCTGGATGTCGTCGCGCCGCGCGCGGCGCGCGTGGACAGCCTGCCGTACCGGCTCGGCGACGAGGCGCCGGTCGGCGCACCGCTGGCGGTGCTGCTGGTCGGCGAACAACCCTATGCGCGGGTCTACGTGCCCGAGCCGCTGCGGGCCGGCGTGCAGGTGGGCGATCGCGCCACCGTGCGCGTGGGCGCCCAGGGCGAGCGCGTCTACGCCGGCCGCGTGCGCATGGTGCGCAGCGAGCCGACGTTCACGCCGTACTACGCACTCAGCGGCAAGGACGCCGCGCGCCTGAGCTACCTGGCCGAGGTCGAACTGGAAGAGGCCGGCGACCTGCCGGCGGGCCTGCCGCTGCGGGTGGAGTTCTGA
- a CDS encoding TetR/AcrR family transcriptional regulator, with amino-acid sequence MARPRTPDPARTPGRPPAGDTDRRGSALDAALACYVRRGIAATSLRDIATEAGVTPALLHYYFRDAAGLRDAVIAERLMPVFDEVRETLLGMADASLRTVLVAFVDLLCALVARHPWMPALWIREVVSEGGDLRDLLVTRLAPEISAFMAARFAQEQQAGRLNPALDPRLLMVSLVGLTLFPAAGTPIWRQLFASDDLGIDDIRLHALALLDRGLELPI; translated from the coding sequence ATGGCCAGACCCCGCACCCCCGATCCCGCCCGCACGCCGGGGCGTCCGCCCGCCGGCGACACCGACCGGCGAGGCAGCGCGCTCGATGCCGCGCTCGCCTGCTATGTGCGCCGCGGCATCGCGGCGACCTCGCTGCGCGACATCGCCACCGAGGCCGGGGTCACGCCGGCACTGCTGCATTACTACTTCCGCGATGCCGCCGGTCTGCGCGATGCGGTGATTGCCGAACGGCTGATGCCGGTGTTCGACGAGGTCCGCGAGACCTTGCTGGGCATGGCCGATGCGTCGCTGCGCACGGTGCTGGTCGCGTTCGTCGACCTGTTGTGCGCACTGGTCGCCCGGCACCCGTGGATGCCCGCGTTGTGGATCCGCGAGGTGGTCAGCGAGGGCGGCGACCTGCGCGATCTGCTGGTCACCCGGCTGGCGCCGGAGATCAGCGCGTTCATGGCCGCACGCTTCGCTCAGGAGCAGCAGGCCGGCCGGCTCAATCCCGCGCTCGATCCGCGGCTGCTGATGGTCTCGCTGGTCGGGCTGACCCTGTTCCCCGCGGCCGGCACCCCGATCTGGCGGCAGCTGTTCGCCAGCGACGACCTGGGCATCGACGACATCCGCCTGCACGCGCTCGCCTTGCTGGATCGCGGCCTGGAGCTGCCCATATGA